A window from Candidatus Atribacteria bacterium ADurb.Bin276 encodes these proteins:
- the putP gene encoding Sodium/proline symporter — translation MNQIVLILSVLIYLLLTGYLGYLGFRKTQNTTDYLLAGRSAHPYLMAMSYGTTFISTSAIVGFGGAAGLYGMGMLWLTFLNIFVGIFIAFVVFGHRTRSMGLNLDSHTFPEFLGKRYQSRFIEIFSGIMIFVFLPIYIAAVLMGAAQILLVNFNISYEMALFAFSAIVAVYVIMGGMKGVMYTDAMQGTIMLFGMIVLIIFTYSRLGGIVNAHDSLSKLSPQIMEILGSRGHLGFTSMPALGSNLWWTVVSTIVLGVGIGVLAQPQLVVRFMTVKSNRELNRATMIGGIFILFMTGVAFVVGALSNVYFSQTQGQISFLAASKNVDSIIPLFIQKTMPGWFGIVFLVTLFSAAMSTLSGQYHTMGTALSRDIVETALRRKTSMSLSRLGTSIGILIATFVAWALPRFYESGNAIIARGTSLFMGLCASALLPMYVGGLYSRKITKAGAIAGMLSGFFISIFWFLFVHESESKVIGLVMALTGKTALWDHPWNVVDPLIVALPISALVTIIVSLFTKKCDEEHLNFCFNQVAKKR, via the coding sequence ATGAACCAAATAGTATTGATACTATCAGTATTAATCTATTTATTATTAACCGGTTATCTTGGTTATCTTGGATTCCGTAAAACTCAAAATACTACTGATTACCTCTTGGCTGGGAGAAGCGCCCATCCCTATCTCATGGCCATGTCCTATGGAACTACCTTTATCAGTACTTCAGCTATTGTTGGTTTTGGTGGTGCGGCCGGTCTTTACGGGATGGGTATGCTTTGGCTCACTTTTCTTAATATTTTTGTTGGAATTTTTATTGCTTTTGTTGTTTTCGGCCATCGTACTCGATCCATGGGTCTTAACCTGGATAGCCACACTTTTCCGGAATTTTTAGGGAAAAGATATCAATCACGTTTTATTGAAATTTTCAGCGGTATTATGATCTTTGTATTCTTGCCAATATACATTGCCGCAGTTCTAATGGGTGCCGCTCAAATTCTATTGGTTAATTTCAACATCAGTTATGAAATGGCCCTATTCGCATTTTCAGCCATTGTGGCGGTTTATGTTATCATGGGTGGCATGAAAGGTGTCATGTATACTGATGCCATGCAAGGAACAATCATGTTGTTTGGAATGATTGTTCTGATAATCTTCACTTACTCCCGCTTGGGAGGCATTGTGAATGCCCATGATTCATTAAGTAAATTAAGCCCACAAATAATGGAGATTCTTGGTAGTCGGGGGCATCTCGGTTTCACTTCGATGCCTGCACTAGGAAGTAATCTCTGGTGGACAGTTGTGTCCACCATTGTTTTGGGGGTTGGAATTGGGGTTCTCGCCCAGCCTCAGTTGGTGGTTCGTTTCATGACGGTAAAAAGTAACCGCGAGCTGAACCGAGCAACCATGATTGGTGGAATCTTCATTCTGTTCATGACCGGTGTAGCTTTTGTGGTCGGCGCTCTGTCCAACGTCTACTTTTCACAAACCCAGGGACAAATATCCTTTTTAGCAGCCAGTAAGAACGTCGATTCCATCATTCCTCTTTTCATACAAAAGACCATGCCTGGTTGGTTTGGCATTGTTTTCCTAGTCACTCTATTTTCGGCAGCCATGTCAACCCTAAGTGGTCAATATCATACTATGGGTACTGCCTTGAGCAGGGATATTGTGGAAACGGCTCTTCGTCGGAAAACTTCCATGAGCTTAAGCCGTCTTGGTACCTCGATTGGAATTCTAATCGCCACTTTCGTAGCATGGGCCCTTCCCCGCTTTTATGAATCGGGAAATGCTATTATTGCTCGGGGAACATCGCTCTTCATGGGTTTATGTGCTTCAGCTCTCCTCCCGATGTACGTTGGTGGACTCTATTCTCGAAAAATAACCAAAGCTGGAGCTATAGCCGGTATGTTGAGTGGATTTTTTATAAGCATCTTCTGGTTCCTCTTTGTCCACGAAAGTGAATCAAAGGTAATTGGTCTTGTAATGGCTCTCACTGGAAAAACCGCACTCTGGGATCACCCCTGGAATGTTGTTGATCCTCTCATTGTTGCTTTGCCTATTTCAGCCCTGGTAACTATTATAGTAAGCCTTTTTACCAAAAAATGTGATGAAGAACATTTAAATTTCTGTTTCAATCAAGTGGCGAAAAAGAGATAA